The genomic stretch AAAATATCCACTTGACGTTGGAGATGTATAAGTATACTGTCGACGGTCGATGCGGATCGCCGAGTCACTAGCGATGGTGGGAAGCATGCAGTTTGGTCTTTCAGGACCCCACGACTGTCATGTTTACGCATTGCGGGTACCCGGGGGGCTCGCGCTTATTGATTGCGGCGCGGGGACACACATGGATCGAATCGTCGACCACATCTCCAGTGAATATCCAAACTGCCCCGTTTTGGCGCTATTAATAACGCATGCTCACCTAGACCACTGCGGTGGCGCGGCCTTGACGAAACTGCGTTACGGCTGCGAGGTCATCGCTCCTGAATTGTCCAGAACAGTGCTACAAGATGCCGACGAGGAAAGATCTGGCCTTCGCACGGCGAGGGACCAAGGGGTCTATCCGGCCGGCTTCCGGATGCAACCGTGCACATTGGATCGGGTCGTTCAGGACGGCGACCGTTTTTTAGTAGCAGGACAGGAATTTACCGCGATTCATGTTCGCGGACATAGCCGCGATGCTTTTTGCTACGAAGCCCAAACTGACCTGGGGACCATTCTCTTCAGTGGTGACGTAGTCTTCTATGGCGGGGTACTCGGAGTCATCAACGCCGACGGCTCGGGAATGGAAGGATATCGAGCAGATCTGCACAAGCTCGAAGGTAGAGACATTCACGGACTCTTTCCGGGACACGGGATGTTCACCGTCAGCCAGGGGCAAAGGCACGTGAACATGGCCATCGAACAACTCAGGAGCGGGTTTCTTCCGCGACAGATTGGACAGGGAGATCTCCTGTTTTGAGCCGGATTGCAACACTCGGTGAAGGAAACACGCCACTCGTCGAGAGCGCGGAAATCGGCCGTGAATATGGCTTGCGAATTCTCTTCAAACTCGAGATGTGCAATCCAACTGGCTCTTACAAAGACCGGTTTATCGCAGCGGAAATAACGGAGCTTCTGACGCGTAACATCAAGGCCTGCATTGCAACCTCGTCCGGCAACACGGGAGCGTCGTTGGCGTCATTTAGTTCAAGGTATCGAATCGCATGCGCGATCTTTGTGAACGAGGCCGCTCCTGCGGGGAAGCTAGCGCAGATGCAGGCGCACGGGGCGCGAGTGTTCCGAGTGAAAGACTTCGTGACCTCTCCTGAAGTGACGGCCCGCGTGTATCGACGGCTGGACAAGATATCGAAGTGCGGCACAGTTCCCATGGTGGTTTCTGCCTATCGGTATTGCCCTAACGGGATGAAAGGAGTCGAAAGAATCGCCAAGGAACTGATCGAGCAATCCAATTCGCAGATCGATCACGTTTTTGTTCCGGTTGGCGGTGGAGGATTGTTCAGTGCTGTGTCGCGTGGTTTTTCCGCTGACGGGAACCCGCGGACCAAGATTCATGCCGTGCAGCCAGAAGGTTGCGCCACTGTGGTTTCCGCCTTCGTCGAAGGCCGCAATTCCATCGAACCGATCGTCAGCACAACGTGCGTAAGTGGTCTGTCGGTTCCGTACGACATTGATGCGAGTCTTGCTTTGTCGCAATTGAGGCAGGGGGGTGGTCGGGGGGTAACCATTTCTGACAGGGATGTCTTCGAAGCCCAACAACTCATGATGAAAACAGAAGGAATTTGGTGTGAACCGGCTGGGGCAGCCGCACTTGCAGGATGTCTTCGCGCGAGAAGGGCTGGCTGGATTAACAAGGGCGAGACCGTCGTGTGTCTCGTCACAGGTCATGGTTTCAAAGATCCAGAATCATTGGTTAGTGTCGCGAACGCGAATCCAGTCAAACTCATCGACGAAGGTGAAATTGGAGCAGAACTGCTGGGGGCATCGGCATAATGCGCATCGCGGTTGGAGGAATCTACCACGAGTCGAATTCGTTCTTTTCCGAACGCATGACACTAGAGCGCTTTGCCGAGTCACAGCTTCATTACGGCGAAGAGATTTTTCAGCGCTGGGCGGGAACTTGCTCGGAAATGGCTGGTTTTCTGAAGGGAGCGGAGCGATTCGGATTCGAGCCGATCGCTACGTTAATGGCTTGGGGCATGCCATCCGGTGTGGTAACGAGTGACACCTTTGAAATACTCGTTGGCGATCTCGTTGCCCGTATAGAAGCGTCGATGCCGCTGGATGGCGTCTTACTGAGCCTTCACGGTGCGATGGTATCCGAATCTTTTGACGATGCCGACGGAGAAATTCTGCGCCGTGTCCGGGCCAAAATCGGTTCTGAAGTTCCGCTTATTGCTACGCTCGACTTTCATGCGAATTTGACCGAACAGATGGTTCGCTGGGCCGATGCACTGGTCGTTTACGATACCTACCCACATGTGGACCAAGTCGAGCGAGGTCTCGAAGCTGCCGACATCATGCGCAGAATGCTGCGAGAAGGTCTTCGAGTGAGGATGGCGCTTGCTCGCCGTCCACTTCTGCCGCACATCCTGACCCAGTGCACTGACGGTCCTCCGATGGCGGACATACTTTCGGCTGCCCACGAGTGTGAAAACTCTCCTGAGATCGTCTGTGTCTCCGTAGCCGCAGGTTTCTCTTACACCGATGTCCCTCAGGCGGGTTTTGCCGTAGTTGCGGTGGCGGAATCACAGGATGCCGCAGATACGAGCGCTCGTTCGGTGGCCGATCTAGCCTGGCGGAGGCGCATCGAATTCGGGCGTGAGCTGCCAGATCCGAAAACTGCCGTTAAAGAGGCAATCTCCGCACGGGAAGGACTCACCGTATTGGTCGATGTAGGGGACAATCTCGGAGCCGGCACACCAGGCGACGGAACCATCCTGTTGCAGGAGTTACTCCGGGAAGGAGCACAAGATGCCCTCGTGCTGCTGTGTGATCCCGAATCGGTTGATGTTTCCATTCGGGCCGGAGTCCGCAGCAAGTTTTCTGCCAGAGTAGGCGGTAAGCGCGATGCTCATCACGGTGCGCCGGTCGAGGTAAATGGAACAGTGCGACTGTTAAGCGACGGTATTTATCGCAATGTCGGGTTCATGCGCGAAGGAGTACTCGAAGATCAGGGTCGCACCGCTGTAATTGATGCAGGCGGGGTGGTTCTGGTGCTGACTGAGCGTCGCATGCCGATGTGGAACTTACAGCAGTTGAGGTCATTGGGTATTGAGCCAACCAAGCTAAAAATAGTCGTGGTGAAGGCTGCGATTGCATACCGGGCTGCTTACGCGCCGATTGCGAACAAGATAATTGAGGTCAACACGCCAGGGCTGTCTGCGGCAGATGTGAAGGCCTTTAATTATAAGAAATTGGCACGCCCAATCTATCCGCTGGACGAAACATGAGCCTTGCTGGAAAAACCGCATTAGTCACCGGAGGGGCCACAGGTATTGGATTTGCAGTGGCTAAGTTGCTATCGGATCGAGGCTCACGGGTCGCCATTGGGCAGCCTGATCCGGATCAAGCTCGAAGTGCTGCCGCGCAATTACAGACCCCAGAAGCGATCGGCTTAGAGTTGGACATCCGAAGCCACTCTTCGGTAATTCGCTGCGTGGACTCACTCATTCACGCTTATGGCAGCCTTGATGTACTCGTGAACAACGCTAGCGTTACAGGCTGCACAGCATTGGAGCCATTCCTGACAAGCAGCCCCAGACTGGTTGACTTGATCGTCGATACCAATCTGAAGGGTACGATCTATTGCTCCCAAGCCGCCGCACAGCACATGAAAAGCTCAAAGCGAGGAGGAGCCATCGTGACCATAGCCTCCGTCGCAGCATATGCAGCACAAGAAAACGCGAGCCTTTACTGCGCTACGAAGAGCGCACAGGTAGCGCTGACGAAGGCCATGGCAATTGAGCTAGCGCAACATGGCATTCGGGTGAATTGCGTTGCGCCAGGAGATATTGAGACAGAAACGAGCGCGAATGCGATCAGTGACATAAAGGAGTCAGGAGCCAGTGGACGATTTCTAAGATATACGCCCGCAGGGCGACGAGGATCTCCTGCCGAAGTTGCGCAAGCAGTCGCTTTCCTCGCGTCGGATGAGGCACGTTTTATCACGGGCACAACCTTGCTGGTTGACGGCGGATTCCTTGCTTATTAGGAAACAGAGATTTTGAGCGATTTGAATCCAGTTCGGACAATTAAACCGTGCGACTTCGATCCATCGGAATACAGGCGCGGAGCTAAGTATGCGTTTGGGATGGATTTGGGGGGCGATGGCGTGGTCATTCCGTTGCTTCTGGTTCGTGGGGGCAGGCCGGGGAAAACCTTAGTGGTCACGGCCGGGGTTCACGGTGACGAGTTCGAAGGCGTTCGCGCCATCATGGAAACGTACGATGAGCTCGATCCGAACGACATGAGGGGAGATGTTCTCGCGGTGCCGGTTGCGAATCCGCCGGCATTCTGGAACCGGACGCGCACAAGTCCGCTGGATGGTAGCAATCTCGCGCGCTCTTTCCCGGGAACCGAAAGCGGTACTCCGACGCAGCTCATTGCCTTCCATCTTGGCCGCAGCATCATCGCCCGAGGTGACTTCTACCTGGATCTACATAGTGCGGGCATAAAGTTACTGATGCCGAGCATGGTTGGTTTTGCGGCGCATGATGCTCGCGCATGCGAGGCAGCCAAAATTTTTGGAGCGCCTGTTCTATGGGCACATCCATCCATTTCGCCCGGAAGGACCATATCTCTTTCAACTTCTCTCCATATTCCATCGTTGTACACCGAGGCACGAGGTGCGGGTCGAATCTCTCCTGATGATCTGAAGATGTTCAAGCGAGGAATTCGCAACCTGCTTTTCCACCTTTCGATCCTGGAAGGCAGTCCTGAAGTACTTCCGATTGAACACTATCTTGAAGGTGGTGGAGATATCGATGCGAGTGTCAGTGCCAGCCACAAGGGCTTTTTTGTCCCCTCCGTGGAGTTATTGGAGGAGGTTCGTGCAAATCAGTACGTTGGTAAAACTGTGAACCTATACGGACAAGAGGTGGAAAAGTTTATATCGCCTCGGGATGGCGTGATCGGCATGATTCATGCGCTCCCAGTCGTACAAGCGGGCGATTCGGTTTTTCTGATTACAGGTAAACACAAACAAGAGCTTCGGCGAGGAGACATTTGAATGGCAACGGATTGGAATCGTCGTGACTTCCTTAGAGCAAGCGTACTTGCCGGGACCGCTGCAGCATTGCCGCAGGTCGTGTTTGCGCGACATGCCGCAAATTCAAATAAGCTTTCGCCCGCAGACTTCAAACATCAACTGCGGGGACCCATCGTTTCCATCCCAACCCCCTTTACGCGGGAGTATTCGCTCGATGCTGTCGGCATTCGGCGGATGATCGACAACGCGCTGCAATATGGAATCCGGATTTTCGTGCTTACTGCCGGGGATAGTCAATATTTGTACTTGTCATACGATGAGATTAAGCAACTTGCTCGACTGGTAACGGACGCGGTGGGCCAGCGAGGCATCACTATTATTGGAACAGGTGCATGGTGGACAGACAGGACCATCGATTTTGCACATTATGCAGAAAAGATCGGGGCGACAGCACTGCAAGTTCTCAAGCCAACCGGTACAAACGAGGACACGGTCGTTGAGCACTTCAAGAGGATCTCTGAGGCGACAAAACTTCCTCTCGTTTTGCATGGCAACTTCCCCATGCCTGAACTTGGAAGATTGACTGAGATAGCTTCCGTTGTGGCGCTCAAAGAAGACATTAGTCTGGAGTACTACGTCGATGGAATTATTCGGTATGGAAACCGCATTAACTGCTTCTCGGGTGGTGGACTAGATTGGTTTGTGGTTGGGCAGCCCTACGGGGCAACCGCCTACTTCGATTCTTTTGCAACGTTCGCTCCTGAGATTTCTGCCCAATTCTGGGAAGCGGTCAAGCGCAACGATTACAGAGCCGAAACCGAGATCATCGCAAAATACGACCATCCATTCATCAAGAACTTCTCGGCGCCATTCTGGCACGCAACGCTCGAGTACTTTGGTATTGCGCAACGCTACTTAAGGCCTCCCCAACCAAGTTACACCGACGCTGAAATGCTCAAGGTCAAAGAGTTCTACGACCAGATGCATCTGCGTCCACGCAAGAAGTCTGCATAGGGGGACAACATATGTTGAGGAGAACTGCAATGTTGATGGGGGCATTAGCGCTTTTGAGTTCTGCACAAGCGGAACCCCTGAAGTGGAGAGAAATGGCAGAGTTGCCTCGGCCGGTTGCGGGATATATGGCTGGGGTAAGTAAGGGGAAACTTCTGATCATCGGGGGCAGTTATTGGAATGACGGTCAGAAGTACTGGTTTGACCAGGTTCAGATTTACGATCCTGCAACGAACAAGTGGAGTGTTGGCAGTTCGTTGCCGGAGGGACGCAGTGATGCTGCATCGGCGACCTTGGGCGAAGATATCTACGTTTTCGGCGGTGGGAGTAACTCGAACGTAGTGAAGGATGCGCTCGTGTTACATGAGGGAAAGTGGAATAGAGTTCCGAATGCTGACCTGCCGGAACCTCGTCTCTACTCCAATGCCGTTGCTGCACGTGGATGCATCTATCTCCTGGGCGGTATGTCGAAGGCGGGTGATTACAAAAATATGAGCAATTCGTTTTGGCGCTGGCGTCCCGGAAACAACAATTGGGAGATACTTCCCCCGCTGCCGGGGCCCGGCAGAATCAATCACGCCATGGCCGAAGTCAACGGCGTGATTTATGTATTCGGCGGTGCGGCCTCAGGACCGAAAGACGTCCAAAACCTGAACGACGCTTACAGCTTCGATCTAAACACCCGCAAGTGGACCCGGCTGTCTGATCTCAACGTGGCAAATCGCTCGTGGTGGGCGATCGGCGTTGGAACTCGTGCGCTCATCCTCGCCGGATACACAGATACGTTTGCCCGGGAAGTTTATTGGTACCAGCCTGGCCACGGACTCGAACCGGCTGGAGAACTGCCTCACGGTTTGGCCGATGTAAAGTTCTATCAAATCGGAAATATGGTGGTAGGCACAGGTGGCGAAGCCGGACCTGGCGTCCGAGGGAAGTGGACAGTGAAAGCCGAACTTCCGACTGATCACTCGTAGGACTGTCGGCGGAGGTTAGTTTCATCCATACGGTCCGCCCACTTATCGCCATATTACAAATCAATAATTGTCGACTGTCGACTGATTTCTGATTATAATTTCTCTCATGCCTGCCGTAGCCACCCTCGATCTCGACCGTCGCGATAGAAGTATTCGATCCAAAACCAAAGGATCGTTGCAGCGATACGAACGCGCTCAGAAGACGTTAGCCGGAGGGGTATCCAGTGGATTGCGCCGAGCTGCCCGACCCTATCCTTTGTATTTCAGTCGCGGGAAGGGAGCACATGTTGAAGACGTGGATGGCAATGTTTACACGGATTACGGGCTGGCTTGGGGCCCTCTGATTCTGGGGCAATCCCCTGATGAAATCAGCGAAGCGGTAGCGGAACAGTTAAGGCATGGAATCACCTTCGGCGCCCAGCATGATCTTGAGTTCGAGGTCGCCGAGCAACTGACTGAAATCATTCCTTGCGCCGACCAGGTTTGTTTCGCGAACAGCGGCACGGAAATCGTGCAAGTTGCGCTGCGGTTAGCGCGGGCGTACACGGGACGGGCAAAGTTCGTGAAATTCGAAGGGCACTATCATGGATGGGAAGACAGCGTTCTGGTCAGCTACCATCCCACGGCTTCGCAATTGTCTGCTGGCAAAATCGTTCCGGCGCCGGTTGCTTGCGGACAACGTGCTCACGACAGCGTTCTGATCGCTCAATGGAACGACCGTGCATCGGTCGAACAATTGTTTGCAGAACATGCACAACAGATCTCTGCGGTAATATGCGAACCTCTACTGTGCAACAGTGGGTGCATTCCAGCGGAGCCGGGATTTCTTGAGTTTCTCCGGGAGATAACCTCCCAGAACGGTGCACTCTTAATCTTTGATGAAGTGATCACGGGTTTTCGTCTTCACCTGCAAGGGGCGCAGGGTGTCTACGGAGTCGCGCCGGATTTGGCCACATACGCCAAGGCGGTCGGCGGCGGTCTACCTTTCAGTGTTCTTGCAGGACGAAAAGAGTTCATGAGTTTGATCGCCGAAGGCACGGTCGTGCATGCTGGTACGCTCAACGGAAATCCTGTCGTGCTGGCTGCCGCCAAGGCCACTCTCGATCTTCTCTCGAAAAATAATGGCTCGGTCTACAAGGATCTGGAGAAGCTCGGTTCTCGATTACGAGATGGAATTGAGATCCGTCTTCGCGAGCGCGGATATTCAGTCGTGACTTCGGGGGCAGGTGCGGTGTTTCACGTTTCCTTTATGGAACGGCCGGCACGATGCTACCGAGATATGCTGAACGCTGATACTCGGCAGTACAGTGATTTTGCTTTAGCGCTACTCGATGAAGGAGTACTCGTTCTCCCAGACGGCCGCTGGTACTGCTCGACTGCCCACACAGTAGAAGATATCGACGCGACGCTTCATGCAGTGGATCGTGCGCTTTCGTAAACAGGAGAATATTTATGGTTTCAGAACCGCTGGTATATATCCGTGGTCAGCTTCTTCCTGCATCGCAGGCTCACGTTTCCATCTACGATTTCGGAATTGTGCTTGGAGCGACAGTTACGGATCTGCTCAGAACCTTTCGGCAGGAACCCTATCGCCTGGAAGATCACATACGCCGTTTTTATGATTCGTGCAAATATGCGCGAATCACGCCTCCAATTTCAGCTAACGAAACAGCCGAGATCACAAAAGATTTAACTCGGCATAATGCCAAACTTGCGGGCTCCGATGCGGAGTTGGCTTTGGTTTACTTCATTACGCCCGGAGAGAATTTTGTGTATGCAGGTTCCGCGGCCGGTGGTGGCAGTAAACCGACTCCGACGTTGTGTATACATTCATTTCCAATGCCGTTTCACCTTTTCCGCCGATTCTTTGAAACCGGGTTACACCTCGTTACACCTGCAACACGTCACGTCCCACCGGAATGTGTGGATCCCAAAATCAAGAATCGCAGCCGATTGCACTGGTGGCTGGCGGAGCAGGAAGCACATCTTGTGGAGCCCACGGCCATGCCGCTTCTACTTGATCTGCAAGGGAATCTAACAGAAACCAGCGGATCGAATTTTCTTCTGGTCAAGAATGGCACGGTTTATTCGCCGCCGCCGCGAAATATCTTGTTGGGAATAAGCCGTAAGGTAGTGATTGAGCTTTGCCAAAAACTGCGTATTCCCTTCGTTGAGAGGGATCTTCAGGTGTACGACGCCCTTACGGCAGACGAGGCGTTCGTGACAACCACTCCGTACTGCATGGCCCCCGTAACCCGTATCAATGGAACTACGATAGGGGATGGGGCGGTCGGAGGACCGGTGTTCAATCGAATTCTTGAAGCGTGGAGCTACGCGGTTGACATCGATATTCGTGGCCAAGTGCTTGGATTGAAATCAGCCAACTCAGCTGTTTAGGATTTTTCGCGTCTCTTGAGCCGATGGCATCGCCTGATTCCATCGGCTGTTCTGGCGAGAAAGTAGATTCTACGGGCCCCGAATCAGCATTAAGCATCTTTTGGAGTGGCCAGATCGAGTCCAAGAACTAAGCCGCTTAGCTCAGATTCGTCGCGTGCCGGCTGAAGGAAGCCGAACAACCATCCAGCCCCGAACGTTACAAATGTGCCCACGATTGCATAGTAAAAGAACGCGATTTCAGTCTGCCAGGCTAACAGCGAAACGCTGAGCAATCCGATGATGGATCCCCCAATCGCAGAGGTTCCACGGGTTCGTTTCGTCAGCATTCCAAGGAGGAACATTCCGAGTACTGGTCCTCCGAGGAAGCTGTTGATCATGTTGAAGGCGTTGATAATCGGGCCAAGCCGATCAGCAAACAAAGCCGCAAGCGTCGCCGCTGCACCCCATCCCACCGTGCCAACTCGCCCCACAAAAACGGTTTCGCTGTCACTGCAATTAGGCCGAAACAATCGTTTGTAAAAGTCGACCGTTGTTGCAGTTGTCAAGGCATTGATGCCGGCGCTCATAACAGCCATTGACGCGGCAAAAATGGATGCAATGATCAGTCCCGAAAACCATCCGCCTAATTCGTTGACCACAAAGAAGGGCAGAATTGCATCCATGCTAGGCAACCCCTGTAACGATTGGGGATGGAACTCGTAGAACGCGTATAGAACTGGCCCAACTAAGTACAGCATCAGGGAAACCGGAACGAGAATAATAGCGTCCAGCAGAATCGATTTCCGGCCCTCCTTTAGGGAACGCGTGGTGAAGTAACGCTGCAAATAGGCCTGGTCAGTGCCGAGAGTGGAGAGCGCCATGAATCCGCCACCAATTGCAGCTGCCCAGAAAGTCGTAATTTGTGTGAGGTCGGTCGAGAAATTAAATAGATGGAATCGGCCTGCGCGTTCCGAAACATCCACCACAGCCCGTAGACCGCCCGGCACATGGGAAATCGACAGGCTCACGACGGTTATTAACCCGAAGATTAGAATCGAAAACTGCAGAACATCGGTCCAAATGACGGCCCTCATGCCACCCAGCGTCGTGTACAACGTGGTGCAGACTCCCATCATGAGAATGCATCCCCACAATGGCAATCCGGTTATCAGAGACAAAACCAGCGATGGTGCATAAATCACAATTGCGACATGAGATCCACGCAGCAACATAAAGATAGCGCTGCCCACAAGCCGGGTTTTCAGGTCAAAGCGACGTTCCAAATATTCATACGCCGTGAAGAACTTGAATCGTGAGTAGAAAGGCATGAACAAAAACATAACGGCTGGAGCGACAAACAAATATGTCCAGCTGGACCAGACCAATTCAAGAT from Terriglobales bacterium encodes the following:
- a CDS encoding MBL fold metallo-hydrolase, with the protein product MQFGLSGPHDCHVYALRVPGGLALIDCGAGTHMDRIVDHISSEYPNCPVLALLITHAHLDHCGGAALTKLRYGCEVIAPELSRTVLQDADEERSGLRTARDQGVYPAGFRMQPCTLDRVVQDGDRFLVAGQEFTAIHVRGHSRDAFCYEAQTDLGTILFSGDVVFYGGVLGVINADGSGMEGYRADLHKLEGRDIHGLFPGHGMFTVSQGQRHVNMAIEQLRSGFLPRQIGQGDLLF
- a CDS encoding PLP-dependent lyase/thiolase, with amino-acid sequence MSRIATLGEGNTPLVESAEIGREYGLRILFKLEMCNPTGSYKDRFIAAEITELLTRNIKACIATSSGNTGASLASFSSRYRIACAIFVNEAAPAGKLAQMQAHGARVFRVKDFVTSPEVTARVYRRLDKISKCGTVPMVVSAYRYCPNGMKGVERIAKELIEQSNSQIDHVFVPVGGGGLFSAVSRGFSADGNPRTKIHAVQPEGCATVVSAFVEGRNSIEPIVSTTCVSGLSVPYDIDASLALSQLRQGGGRGVTISDRDVFEAQQLMMKTEGIWCEPAGAAALAGCLRARRAGWINKGETVVCLVTGHGFKDPESLVSVANANPVKLIDEGEIGAELLGASA
- a CDS encoding M81 family metallopeptidase, producing MRIAVGGIYHESNSFFSERMTLERFAESQLHYGEEIFQRWAGTCSEMAGFLKGAERFGFEPIATLMAWGMPSGVVTSDTFEILVGDLVARIEASMPLDGVLLSLHGAMVSESFDDADGEILRRVRAKIGSEVPLIATLDFHANLTEQMVRWADALVVYDTYPHVDQVERGLEAADIMRRMLREGLRVRMALARRPLLPHILTQCTDGPPMADILSAAHECENSPEIVCVSVAAGFSYTDVPQAGFAVVAVAESQDAADTSARSVADLAWRRRIEFGRELPDPKTAVKEAISAREGLTVLVDVGDNLGAGTPGDGTILLQELLREGAQDALVLLCDPESVDVSIRAGVRSKFSARVGGKRDAHHGAPVEVNGTVRLLSDGIYRNVGFMREGVLEDQGRTAVIDAGGVVLVLTERRMPMWNLQQLRSLGIEPTKLKIVVVKAAIAYRAAYAPIANKIIEVNTPGLSAADVKAFNYKKLARPIYPLDET
- a CDS encoding SDR family NAD(P)-dependent oxidoreductase, translating into MSLAGKTALVTGGATGIGFAVAKLLSDRGSRVAIGQPDPDQARSAAAQLQTPEAIGLELDIRSHSSVIRCVDSLIHAYGSLDVLVNNASVTGCTALEPFLTSSPRLVDLIVDTNLKGTIYCSQAAAQHMKSSKRGGAIVTIASVAAYAAQENASLYCATKSAQVALTKAMAIELAQHGIRVNCVAPGDIETETSANAISDIKESGASGRFLRYTPAGRRGSPAEVAQAVAFLASDEARFITGTTLLVDGGFLAY
- a CDS encoding succinylglutamate desuccinylase/aspartoacylase family protein, coding for MDLGGDGVVIPLLLVRGGRPGKTLVVTAGVHGDEFEGVRAIMETYDELDPNDMRGDVLAVPVANPPAFWNRTRTSPLDGSNLARSFPGTESGTPTQLIAFHLGRSIIARGDFYLDLHSAGIKLLMPSMVGFAAHDARACEAAKIFGAPVLWAHPSISPGRTISLSTSLHIPSLYTEARGAGRISPDDLKMFKRGIRNLLFHLSILEGSPEVLPIEHYLEGGGDIDASVSASHKGFFVPSVELLEEVRANQYVGKTVNLYGQEVEKFISPRDGVIGMIHALPVVQAGDSVFLITGKHKQELRRGDI
- a CDS encoding dihydrodipicolinate synthase family protein — its product is MATDWNRRDFLRASVLAGTAAALPQVVFARHAANSNKLSPADFKHQLRGPIVSIPTPFTREYSLDAVGIRRMIDNALQYGIRIFVLTAGDSQYLYLSYDEIKQLARLVTDAVGQRGITIIGTGAWWTDRTIDFAHYAEKIGATALQVLKPTGTNEDTVVEHFKRISEATKLPLVLHGNFPMPELGRLTEIASVVALKEDISLEYYVDGIIRYGNRINCFSGGGLDWFVVGQPYGATAYFDSFATFAPEISAQFWEAVKRNDYRAETEIIAKYDHPFIKNFSAPFWHATLEYFGIAQRYLRPPQPSYTDAEMLKVKEFYDQMHLRPRKKSA
- a CDS encoding kelch repeat-containing protein, yielding MAELPRPVAGYMAGVSKGKLLIIGGSYWNDGQKYWFDQVQIYDPATNKWSVGSSLPEGRSDAASATLGEDIYVFGGGSNSNVVKDALVLHEGKWNRVPNADLPEPRLYSNAVAARGCIYLLGGMSKAGDYKNMSNSFWRWRPGNNNWEILPPLPGPGRINHAMAEVNGVIYVFGGAASGPKDVQNLNDAYSFDLNTRKWTRLSDLNVANRSWWAIGVGTRALILAGYTDTFAREVYWYQPGHGLEPAGELPHGLADVKFYQIGNMVVGTGGEAGPGVRGKWTVKAELPTDHS
- a CDS encoding aspartate aminotransferase family protein — protein: MPAVATLDLDRRDRSIRSKTKGSLQRYERAQKTLAGGVSSGLRRAARPYPLYFSRGKGAHVEDVDGNVYTDYGLAWGPLILGQSPDEISEAVAEQLRHGITFGAQHDLEFEVAEQLTEIIPCADQVCFANSGTEIVQVALRLARAYTGRAKFVKFEGHYHGWEDSVLVSYHPTASQLSAGKIVPAPVACGQRAHDSVLIAQWNDRASVEQLFAEHAQQISAVICEPLLCNSGCIPAEPGFLEFLREITSQNGALLIFDEVITGFRLHLQGAQGVYGVAPDLATYAKAVGGGLPFSVLAGRKEFMSLIAEGTVVHAGTLNGNPVVLAAAKATLDLLSKNNGSVYKDLEKLGSRLRDGIEIRLRERGYSVVTSGAGAVFHVSFMERPARCYRDMLNADTRQYSDFALALLDEGVLVLPDGRWYCSTAHTVEDIDATLHAVDRALS
- a CDS encoding aminotransferase class IV, whose amino-acid sequence is MVSEPLVYIRGQLLPASQAHVSIYDFGIVLGATVTDLLRTFRQEPYRLEDHIRRFYDSCKYARITPPISANETAEITKDLTRHNAKLAGSDAELALVYFITPGENFVYAGSAAGGGSKPTPTLCIHSFPMPFHLFRRFFETGLHLVTPATRHVPPECVDPKIKNRSRLHWWLAEQEAHLVEPTAMPLLLDLQGNLTETSGSNFLLVKNGTVYSPPPRNILLGISRKVVIELCQKLRIPFVERDLQVYDALTADEAFVTTTPYCMAPVTRINGTTIGDGAVGGPVFNRILEAWSYAVDIDIRGQVLGLKSANSAV
- a CDS encoding sodium/solute symporter (Members of the Solute:Sodium Symporter (SSS), TC 2.A.21 as described in tcdb.org, catalyze solute:Na+ symport. Known solutes for members of the family include sugars, amino acids, nucleosides, inositols, vitamins, urea or anions, depending on the system.) → MNVNNFGITEWAILGGYIAAISIIGSLFYRKKTSTGDFFLGGRNMRALPVAISLVAADMSAISYMGAPAWTYQNNLELVWSSWTYLFVAPAVMFLFMPFYSRFKFFTAYEYLERRFDLKTRLVGSAIFMLLRGSHVAIVIYAPSLVLSLITGLPLWGCILMMGVCTTLYTTLGGMRAVIWTDVLQFSILIFGLITVVSLSISHVPGGLRAVVDVSERAGRFHLFNFSTDLTQITTFWAAAIGGGFMALSTLGTDQAYLQRYFTTRSLKEGRKSILLDAIILVPVSLMLYLVGPVLYAFYEFHPQSLQGLPSMDAILPFFVVNELGGWFSGLIIASIFAASMAVMSAGINALTTATTVDFYKRLFRPNCSDSETVFVGRVGTVGWGAAATLAALFADRLGPIINAFNMINSFLGGPVLGMFLLGMLTKRTRGTSAIGGSIIGLLSVSLLAWQTEIAFFYYAIVGTFVTFGAGWLFGFLQPARDESELSGLVLGLDLATPKDA